cacggaATAGTCCAAGATgacgtgatactcggcaagccaatccatgcccaagataatgtcaaaatttgacatgGGCAACATGTACAAGTCgacgggcaagaaaatctctcctacTAACACTGGGCAGGACAAACAGAAGCGGCTTAATACTATAGTCTTCCCTAAGGACatcgatactgtcaacccctcaatggtagactctgtcggcaatctaaTCTATCGGTAAAAATCCTTAGATATGAATGAGTATGAAGCACTGAAATCAAATAATACTTGGGCGATGCATACAGAGACTGGAAgcataccctcaatgactcctccggaGGTCTACTGGTCCTGtcgagccgcgtagaacctaacctgaactggctggggaggtgcctgtcccctttgAGGTCCCTGGTGGTGCTGCTACCTCTGCCGCGGCTTATACTGTTGTCTCTGCTGCTGATGGGGTCGTTGATGCTATGGCCGCTGCTACGCTAGAGGCTGTTATAGTCGTTGCTACGCTGAAGGCTactgtggccctctcgactgctgcagatgagggcagGGGCACTCATAcacgcggtgccctgtcccactaCATCCATAACAAGTCCATGTAAAAGGATActggggtggtgctggaggtgtcaTCGgtactgctggtgctctagcagatgGGTAGATCCTGTGCCTCTGTGGccatcgatgctgctgggagctactggagggggctgcCTCTTttgacctctcctctgatctcaatCGCTCTGTGAGCCGGCTCACTCACTCTCGTAACTCTGGGTCCTCCGTACTACTGCTTGGAAAGTCGGGAGTTCATGCCCAATAACAAGgtctcgaagaccgtaacgtaagcatTTCTCAAAATAGCGGGCCTTTTGCCTCTCGTCACTAACCAAATACGGTGCAAACCTCGATAATGCCACAAAACGAGCCGCATACTGTgccacggacatgtccccctgcaccagagtctcgaactctaatgctctctGACGACGAATGCAGTCGGGGAAGTATTGCTGCTCGAATCGGTCtacgaaatcctcccatgtccagacaaagTCGGGCCCTTCAAcatgggtaatggaggtccaccagtgctcagcctcgccCTGGAGAAtaaatactgccaaccggaccCACTCCTGagtcgtacatgccatagtatcaaaaaacttctccacatcggagtgccACCTCTCGGCTGCTGTCAGATCTGGTTCGCTCTGGAAACGAAGAGGATCGAGCTGTTTGAACtttcgaagaagggcactcgcatGCTCCTGCTCTGCTTGGGCTATTGAAACAATATGGTGCCTGCCCTATCCCTGAACTGTAGCcatcacagcctacaacatctgctgtaactgagaggcactcacaggtatggtCGGATCTGCACTAGTCTcaagtggaggaacgacatcctcaggatgaggagcagggatctctgggggtggagcgagagtcgcaggtggtaaagctagagcctcaggtggtggagtggggttCACTCGGGTCGCTCCCCTGGGCGGCATGTACTATAGAAAGAATAaggacgccaatcaaccttgagaatcgcatgttagggaactcaatcggaaggttacgcactcggaacctaatcgtcctaaactcatagcaaacatgtgatgttgttctcggttattcctaagttataatctgatactaacttctgtcacgccctaaactcggaaaccgggctcacaaaattctcgaatGCAGAATCCGACgctgacagcctctatagtaccccattctcggctcccggcacccatatgtcaggttccgatcttaagattctacaaggagaatttcaaacatgattttgattcagtataagcataaccataagcataacccacaaataataaccacaagaacaccatcacaaaatccactatgataaaaaactttgagtacaatgcatatgaagggaaatacaagataatgataataatagaaactctTGAAGCTGTaatgcacactccaactgcggtgaAGCGacagctgcgtcctggcgtcacctgcatgcattgatcatgcataagcttatagaaagcttagaaggcgatgtaagtgtgtgcgtaatatgagcgtgctcagaatgtaaggtcagagtaatgcggaatcatgctgatggatacatgaatgcaatcagttgtaCCAACGCTATgaggtacaagatatgaatgttattggccatatcaagaccatgcgatgcgagatgcaactcaagcatgccaatcctcatccaaatccacacatcaatacagctcattactagagcattaaatattagtacagttcccattctggataatcactggggtttagtacactccaaatgacactacccCTTTCCCAggtgcacagtccaagtgagcgtaagaaacctcactatctacctggccaatagtctgtcaatatctatccaGTACGTTGATAATAGAtctattcatgagctggtcaaactcagcctagtaatgccccctaccctcgagcgagtaaggccacacccctttccaaccaacctcaacacagtgggagacgcagcctcctggtgtttggccctcgtgcgctcatatatccactcggtctcattgttggagtcatcctctggtaccatcgggtttaggaattttcacccagggacatctatgtcGCCCCAATGCtcagtaacaatattttcaatgttcaaacctaccatccacgatgtgcctgtggaggtcatagccctgatgttgctagggcatatagaaatcatatcatacaaatgcgatgtgcatgaatcacactgccagtcatgcaacaatcctatgcataccgcacactcatgaagggcaactctgcctatcaaggagctCGTAAACAATCTAccagaaggcatatgctatgatcagtcattcctcatatcaagcatacatattat
This DNA window, taken from Magnolia sinica isolate HGM2019 chromosome 14, MsV1, whole genome shotgun sequence, encodes the following:
- the LOC131224967 gene encoding uncharacterized protein LOC131224967, with the protein product MARQADAFIAIPDGHKGQDKSNQQNSVSSGDALFLVHWKDRHHIVSIAQAEQEHASALLRKFKQLDPLRFQSEPDLTAAERWHSDVEKFFDTMACTTQEWVRLAVFILQGEAEHWWTSITHVEGPDFVWTWEDFVDRFEQQYFPDCIRRQRALEFETLVQGDMSVAQYAARFVALSRFAPYLVSDERQKARYFEKCLRYGLRDLVIGHELPTFQAVVRRTQSYESE